One Frankia alni ACN14a DNA window includes the following coding sequences:
- a CDS encoding glycoside hydrolase family 6 protein has product MSDASGHRRHRRPTPAVGRVPAAAGAARGHHGRFFALLWPFAALMVCAGFGLEQLVIEPAYGSSGGSSTVAAQPGIITLTPAPAPAEPTLASSGPVPGAKVGVALAPAARATRPVASASPAVTVVGPTVAGAGGSGTPTGAAALPAVVAATAGDPFAAATLYVDPAGDAAQAVRTLRQSDPAGAQTLSRLADRSHADWFGDPDPATVRTRVADRVRVVRAAGALPVLVAYAIPQRDCGGGQSAGGVGGESAYRAWIAAFAAGIGSGPAAVILEPDALAQIDCLAPAAATARYAMLGYAVDQLAAVGAEVYLDAGNASWHSVADTAARLRQAGVARARGFALNVSNFDETADETAYGDAVVAALGGTAHYVVDTSRNGRGPAADNAWCNPPGRGLGVAPSGRTGNPRADAYLWIKVPGESDGACNGGPAAGGWWLDYALGLASRAA; this is encoded by the coding sequence GTGTCGGACGCCTCGGGGCACCGCCGTCATCGTCGTCCCACCCCGGCGGTGGGCCGGGTCCCGGCGGCCGCGGGCGCCGCGCGAGGTCACCACGGCCGGTTCTTCGCGTTGCTCTGGCCGTTCGCGGCGCTCATGGTGTGCGCCGGCTTCGGGCTGGAACAACTCGTCATCGAGCCGGCCTACGGGTCCTCGGGCGGATCGAGCACGGTCGCCGCGCAGCCCGGCATCATCACCCTCACCCCCGCCCCGGCGCCGGCGGAGCCGACACTCGCCTCGTCGGGCCCGGTCCCGGGGGCGAAGGTCGGCGTGGCCCTCGCGCCCGCCGCCCGTGCCACCCGGCCGGTGGCGTCGGCCAGCCCGGCGGTCACGGTGGTCGGGCCCACCGTCGCGGGCGCCGGGGGTTCCGGCACGCCGACCGGCGCCGCGGCGCTGCCGGCGGTCGTCGCTGCGACGGCCGGCGACCCGTTCGCCGCCGCGACCCTCTACGTCGATCCCGCCGGTGACGCGGCCCAGGCGGTGCGCACATTGCGCCAGAGCGATCCCGCCGGCGCGCAGACGCTGTCCCGACTGGCCGACCGCTCCCACGCGGACTGGTTCGGCGATCCGGATCCCGCCACCGTGCGCACCCGCGTCGCCGACCGGGTCCGGGTGGTGCGGGCGGCCGGCGCGCTGCCCGTGCTCGTCGCCTACGCGATCCCGCAGCGCGACTGCGGCGGTGGCCAGTCGGCGGGCGGGGTCGGCGGCGAGTCCGCCTACCGGGCCTGGATCGCCGCCTTCGCCGCCGGCATCGGCTCCGGCCCCGCCGCGGTCATCCTGGAGCCGGACGCCCTGGCCCAGATCGACTGCCTGGCGCCGGCCGCCGCCACCGCCCGGTACGCCATGCTCGGCTACGCCGTCGACCAGCTCGCCGCGGTCGGGGCCGAGGTTTACCTCGACGCCGGCAACGCCTCCTGGCATTCGGTCGCCGACACCGCCGCCCGGCTGCGCCAGGCCGGCGTCGCCCGGGCCCGGGGCTTCGCCCTCAACGTGTCGAACTTCGACGAGACCGCCGACGAGACGGCCTACGGCGACGCGGTCGTCGCCGCCCTCGGCGGCACCGCCCACTACGTCGTCGACACCTCCCGCAACGGTCGGGGGCCGGCGGCCGACAACGCCTGGTGCAACCCACCCGGCCGAGGCCTGGGCGTGGCTCCCAGCGGCCGGACGGGCAACCCGCGCGCCGACGCCTACCTCTGGATCAAGGTGCCCGGCGAGTCCGACGGCGCGTGCAACGGCGGCCCGGCCGCCGGCGGATGGTGGCTCGACTACGCCCTGGGCCTGGCGAGCAGGGCCGCGTGA
- a CDS encoding glycoside hydrolase family 6 protein translates to MPTSRSRVAAPTPPGGDRVRPAWPRRAPAPRGRAGRAWRPRAGGRPRGVAAVLALVAALVVTLVGCGPGGGKSAGGAGGAGGAVGAAGATTAVPAPDPTRCPAGGGAGGGPSLAGGEAAAGSADGAAARGRAPRGPFLVDPAGQAAQQAQAHPAEAAAIAPLVQTSSAFPVGDWVTDVVGEVHSRAAAAEATGATAVYMVYAIPHRDTGGVYSAGGLPDAAAYRQFTRQVAAGIGGAAAVIVLEPDALGQIDRLDAAQAAERYALLRDAVDVYGALPATSVYLDGANCGWIAPAVMAGRLAQAGIAHARGFAVNVANYYRTEDEAARAEVLSRFVGGAHYVVDTSRNGRGPAVGLTNPWCNPPGRGLGEKPTTSTGYPHADAFLWVKTPGASDGECGRGDPTAGAWWPQQAAELVRNAAG, encoded by the coding sequence GTGCCGACGTCCAGGTCCCGGGTCGCCGCGCCCACGCCGCCGGGCGGCGACCGGGTGCGGCCGGCCTGGCCGCGCCGGGCCCCGGCCCCGCGTGGCCGGGCAGGGCGGGCCTGGCGCCCGCGCGCCGGCGGGCGACCCCGCGGGGTCGCCGCCGTCCTCGCCCTGGTCGCGGCGCTGGTCGTCACGCTGGTCGGGTGCGGCCCGGGCGGGGGGAAGTCGGCCGGCGGCGCCGGCGGGGCCGGCGGGGCCGTGGGCGCGGCCGGTGCCACGACTGCGGTGCCCGCCCCGGACCCGACCCGCTGCCCCGCGGGCGGCGGTGCCGGGGGCGGTCCGTCCCTTGCCGGCGGCGAGGCCGCCGCCGGGTCGGCCGACGGCGCCGCCGCGCGGGGCCGCGCGCCCCGGGGTCCGTTCCTGGTCGACCCGGCCGGCCAGGCGGCGCAGCAGGCCCAGGCACACCCGGCCGAGGCCGCGGCCATCGCCCCGCTCGTGCAGACCTCGAGCGCCTTCCCGGTCGGCGACTGGGTGACCGACGTCGTCGGTGAGGTCCACAGCCGGGCCGCCGCGGCGGAGGCGACCGGCGCCACCGCCGTGTACATGGTCTACGCCATCCCGCACCGGGACACCGGGGGCGTCTACTCCGCCGGCGGGCTGCCCGACGCCGCCGCCTACCGCCAGTTCACCCGTCAGGTCGCCGCGGGTATCGGCGGCGCGGCGGCGGTCATCGTGCTCGAACCCGACGCGCTCGGGCAGATCGACCGGCTCGACGCCGCCCAGGCGGCGGAACGCTACGCGCTGCTGCGTGACGCGGTCGACGTGTACGGCGCGCTGCCGGCGACCAGCGTCTACCTGGACGGCGCGAACTGCGGCTGGATCGCCCCGGCGGTCATGGCCGGGCGGTTGGCGCAGGCCGGGATCGCGCACGCCCGCGGCTTCGCCGTCAACGTGGCGAACTACTACCGCACCGAGGACGAGGCCGCCCGCGCCGAGGTCCTCTCCCGGTTCGTCGGGGGGGCGCACTACGTCGTCGACACCTCCCGCAACGGCCGCGGACCGGCGGTGGGGCTGACGAACCCGTGGTGCAACCCGCCGGGTCGCGGCCTCGGCGAGAAACCCACGACCAGCACGGGATATCCGCATGCCGACGCGTTCCTCTGGGTGAAGACGCCCGGCGCCAGCGACGGGGAATGCGGCCGGGGCGATCCGACGGCGGGCGCATGGTGGCCGCAACAGGCCGCGGAGCTCGTGCGCAACGCCGCGGGCTGA
- a CDS encoding kelch motif-containing protein, which yields MAPVVAAPTTSRRRRRLLQATVIVLVVLAGNFPYMDSWASDRYDEWRSHQPAYMRDNGRWDIVADSGSRSIHAALLRTGKVLLMSGSGNDKNNFDAKRFETVLWDPTANSFQKIYTPWDVFCAGHAFLPNGDLLIAGGTKAYEVLAQDAPDGKKKEYEGLKDSYVFDPISERYVKTGFLQHARWYPTLVTLANGAVVAVSGLNENGDIDPGNTESYDIASSAWIEHPELVKEFPTYPSLLLAADGRLFFSGANSGYGPASLEARQSGLWNLTNNQFQAVPGLPLPEVNETAGTVLLAPAQDQKVMFIGGGGVGDTQVATDRTAIVDLAAPQPAWQRGPDLSSPKRYPGAVLLPDDTVLVSGGSRRYRAKDTLTAEIYDPATKAFRPVADPHVGRDYHSEYLLLPDGRVAVFGSNPLSDDNTFDTRVEVYSPPYLYAGERPVISGAPGTITRGTTITLHASQKIGKVRLMRPGAYTHVTDTEQRSVALPITAQADGTVTVSVPDNPNVLPGDWYMLFVDNGANVPSVATWVHVTP from the coding sequence ATGGCCCCCGTCGTCGCCGCGCCGACGACCTCCCGGCGGCGCCGTCGGCTCCTGCAGGCGACGGTCATCGTGCTCGTCGTCCTCGCCGGCAACTTCCCGTACATGGACTCCTGGGCGTCCGACCGGTACGACGAGTGGCGCTCCCACCAGCCCGCGTACATGCGGGACAACGGGCGCTGGGACATCGTCGCGGACAGCGGCTCGCGGTCCATCCATGCCGCGCTGCTGCGCACCGGCAAGGTTCTGTTGATGTCCGGTTCCGGCAACGACAAGAACAACTTCGACGCCAAGCGGTTCGAGACCGTCCTGTGGGATCCGACGGCGAACAGCTTCCAGAAGATCTACACGCCGTGGGACGTCTTCTGCGCCGGTCACGCCTTCCTGCCCAACGGCGATCTGCTGATCGCCGGCGGGACGAAGGCCTACGAGGTGCTGGCGCAGGACGCCCCCGACGGCAAGAAGAAGGAATACGAGGGCCTGAAGGACTCCTACGTGTTCGATCCGATCAGCGAGCGGTACGTCAAGACCGGGTTCCTGCAGCACGCCCGCTGGTATCCGACGCTGGTCACGCTCGCCAACGGCGCGGTCGTCGCCGTCTCCGGGCTCAACGAGAACGGCGACATCGACCCGGGCAACACCGAGTCCTACGACATCGCGAGCTCGGCCTGGATCGAGCATCCGGAGCTGGTCAAGGAGTTCCCGACCTACCCGTCGCTGCTGCTCGCCGCCGACGGGCGACTGTTCTTCTCCGGCGCCAACTCCGGCTACGGACCGGCGTCGCTGGAGGCGCGCCAGTCGGGCCTGTGGAATCTCACGAACAACCAGTTCCAGGCCGTTCCCGGGCTGCCGCTGCCCGAGGTCAACGAGACGGCCGGCACCGTGCTGCTCGCCCCGGCGCAGGACCAGAAGGTCATGTTCATCGGCGGCGGGGGCGTCGGCGACACCCAGGTGGCGACCGACCGCACCGCCATCGTCGACCTGGCCGCGCCGCAGCCCGCCTGGCAGCGCGGTCCGGACCTCAGCTCGCCGAAGCGGTACCCGGGCGCCGTGCTGCTGCCCGACGACACCGTGCTGGTCTCCGGCGGGTCGCGGCGCTACCGGGCGAAGGACACCCTCACCGCCGAGATCTACGACCCGGCGACGAAGGCGTTCCGCCCGGTGGCCGACCCGCATGTCGGCCGCGACTACCACTCCGAGTACCTGCTGCTGCCCGACGGCCGGGTCGCGGTCTTCGGCTCGAACCCGCTCAGCGACGACAACACGTTCGACACCCGCGTCGAGGTCTACTCCCCGCCCTACCTGTACGCCGGGGAACGCCCGGTGATCAGCGGCGCCCCGGGCACGATCACCCGAGGCACGACGATCACCCTGCACGCCTCACAGAAGATCGGCAAGGTCCGGCTGATGCGGCCCGGTGCCTACACCCACGTGACCGACACCGAGCAACGGTCGGTAGCGTTGCCGATCACGGCACAGGCGGACGGTACGGTCACCGTGAGCGTGCCGGACAATCCGAACGTCCTGCCGGGTGACTGGTACATGCTCTTCGTCGACAACGGTGCGAACGTGCCGTCGGTCGCGACCTGGGTGCACGTGACCCCCTGA